From a region of the Brachionichthys hirsutus isolate HB-005 chromosome 9, CSIRO-AGI_Bhir_v1, whole genome shotgun sequence genome:
- the dcun1d4 gene encoding DCN1-like protein 4, which produces MPPRKKRRPSAGDDTSAKKSRQDSIFRKHETPQILEEDTFSSKRCLEWFYEYAGCDDVVGPEGMEKFCEDIGVEPENVVMLVLAWKLDAQSMGYFTRQEWMKGMGSLQCDSTERLRNSLDYLRSVLNDGTNFKLIYRYAFDFAREKDHRSLDLNTAKCMLGLLLGKTWPLFPVFNQFLEQSKYKVINKDQWCNVLEFSRTINLDLSNYDEDGAWPVLLDEFVEWYKERQMS; this is translated from the exons ATGCCTCCCAGGAAAAAGAGGAGACCCTCCGCCGGAGACGACACGTCGGCCAAGAAAAGTCGCCAGGACAG TATTTTCAGAAAACACGAAACACCACAAATTCTTGAGGAGGACACATTCTCTAGTAAAAGATGCTTGGAGTGGTTCTATGAATACGCAG GTTGTGATGATGTGGTGGGTCCAGAGGGCATGGAGAAGTTCTGTGAGGACATTGGCGTTGAGCCAGAGAAT GTGGTGATGCTGGTTCTGGCTTGGAAGCTGGATGCCCAGAGTATGGGATATTTCACTCGCCAGGAGTGGATGAAAGGCATGGGCTCCCTGCA GTGTGACTCTACAGAGAGGCTGAGAAACTCTCTGGACTACCTGAGATCTGTCCTAAATGATGGCACCAATTTTAAGCTCATTTATAGATATGCCTTTGATTTTGCTCGG GAAAAGGATCACCGGAGTTTGGACTTGAACACAGCGAAGTGTATGTTGGGGCTTCTTCTGGGAAAGACATGGCCACTGTTTCCTGTGTTTAATCAGTTTTTAGAG CAATCAAAGTACAAAGTCATCAACAAAGACCAATGGTGCAATGTTTTAGAGTTCAGCAGGACAATCAACCTGGACCTCAGTAACTACGATGAGGATGGTGCAT GGCCAGTTTTGTTGGACGAGTTTGTGGAATGGTACAAGGAAAGACAGATGTCATAA